Proteins from a genomic interval of Mesobacillus sp. S13:
- a CDS encoding MazG nucleotide pyrophosphohydrolase domain-containing protein gives MKELQAYTKEYQKEMGWEINKENYAKSRESLLNNYLLLTTEVAEVAEELRNAFNFTQMKVKEGMGEEEAFVAAKESIKNDIGKELADCLAYLLKFYNYFDIDLEDSFYEKMKEVRERKNKDL, from the coding sequence TTGAAAGAGTTACAAGCATATACAAAGGAATATCAAAAAGAAATGGGCTGGGAAATCAATAAAGAAAACTATGCTAAAAGCAGAGAGTCATTATTGAATAACTATTTACTTCTGACTACTGAGGTAGCAGAAGTTGCGGAGGAGTTGAGGAATGCTTTTAATTTCACACAAATGAAGGTGAAGGAGGGAATGGGGGAAGAAGAGGCGTTCGTCGCTGCGAAAGAGAGCATCAAAAATGATATTGGTAAGGAGCTGGCTGATTGCCTCGCGTATCTATTGAAATTTTATAACTACTTTGATATAGATTTGGAAGACAGCTTTTATGAAAAAATGAAGGAAGTTAGAGAGCGGAAAAACAAAGATCTTTAA
- a CDS encoding FAD-dependent oxidoreductase gives MAQKMNSEKMKRNRAVVAGGSIAGMLAARVLSEFFNEVLVIEKDKSAELGMNRKGVPQSVHGHVLLKSGEEILEEFFPGIIEELSEKGAKKSDFAGDLVWSHHGSEKIRFASNVFISQQSRPLLERQILMRLEKMSNIHFRFGCKVKSLLINRNEIDRVVFEDEEGLIIELPADLIIDASGAAALHNQWLRESGYQTPSKTEVKVDLFYGSMVYKGFSSGSTDWHSLLAYPNPPETNRGGTISPIEGNRMLVTLIGYGTKDVPNDADSFMRYAKTLEHPDLYEVIKNELPYSQKVEVYRFPALRRYHIEKLKDFPSGLLVMGDAICRIDPVFAQGMSLAAMEAKALKELLMKETTKKQLTKSYHKKVGNILQIPWLIALTEDFRFRTTKGRKPIGLSMLQWFVKKVVAASTHNEDVYTQFIQVLHLKKHPIYLARPDILAKVFKNS, from the coding sequence ATGGCGCAAAAGATGAACTCGGAAAAAATGAAAAGAAATAGAGCAGTAGTAGCAGGAGGCAGCATTGCAGGCATGCTTGCTGCAAGGGTCCTGTCTGAGTTTTTCAATGAAGTATTAGTAATAGAAAAAGATAAAAGCGCTGAACTGGGCATGAACAGGAAAGGCGTTCCGCAGAGTGTCCATGGCCATGTCTTATTGAAAAGTGGTGAAGAGATCCTTGAGGAGTTTTTCCCTGGAATCATTGAGGAATTGTCCGAAAAAGGAGCGAAAAAATCTGATTTTGCTGGAGATCTCGTTTGGTCACACCACGGAAGTGAGAAGATTCGATTTGCTTCAAATGTGTTCATTAGTCAGCAAAGTCGTCCATTACTTGAAAGACAAATTCTGATGAGGCTGGAAAAGATGTCAAATATTCATTTTCGATTCGGCTGCAAAGTTAAGAGTCTACTAATTAATAGGAATGAAATTGATAGAGTGGTATTCGAGGATGAAGAAGGATTAATAATCGAACTCCCAGCAGATTTAATAATCGATGCTTCTGGGGCTGCGGCACTCCATAACCAATGGCTAAGGGAGTCAGGATACCAAACTCCTTCCAAAACAGAAGTTAAGGTGGATTTATTTTATGGCAGTATGGTCTATAAAGGATTCTCTTCTGGATCAACGGATTGGCACAGTCTTCTCGCTTATCCTAATCCTCCAGAGACTAATCGCGGCGGGACGATTTCCCCTATTGAAGGGAATCGTATGTTGGTAACCCTGATTGGCTATGGTACCAAGGATGTCCCTAATGATGCAGACAGTTTTATGCGATATGCAAAAACACTTGAACACCCTGATTTATATGAGGTGATAAAAAATGAATTACCATACTCGCAGAAAGTTGAGGTCTATCGGTTCCCTGCCCTTCGCCGTTACCATATAGAGAAACTTAAAGATTTTCCTTCTGGCTTGCTCGTGATGGGTGATGCTATTTGTCGGATCGATCCTGTTTTCGCACAGGGAATGAGCCTTGCTGCAATGGAAGCTAAGGCATTGAAGGAGCTATTAATGAAGGAGACAACCAAGAAACAGTTAACAAAAAGCTACCATAAAAAGGTCGGAAATATCCTTCAAATCCCCTGGCTAATTGCCTTAACAGAAGACTTTCGGTTCCGAACGACCAAAGGAAGAAAGCCAATAGGTCTTTCGATGTTACAATGGTTCGTAAAGAAAGTCGTGGCGGCAAGCACTCATAATGAGGATGTTTACACTCAGTTCATCCAGGTTCTGCATCTAAAAAAGCATCCAATATACCTTGCGAGACCCGATATTCTTGCTAAAGTATTTAAGAATTCTTAG
- a CDS encoding cyclic-phosphate processing receiver domain-containing protein — MKEISVFLDDYRKAPEGYVLAETIDECLILLKNYEIDHLSLDHDLASHTRNGLMLVKIMVEKQLYANRITIHSANSVGGKAMYKCFKQAQNDYLMPQSINILLRPLPLHSFTSRMLSIYKK, encoded by the coding sequence ATGAAAGAAATCAGTGTTTTCCTAGATGACTACCGCAAGGCTCCCGAAGGCTATGTTTTAGCAGAAACAATAGATGAATGTCTCATTCTCTTGAAAAACTATGAAATCGACCACCTGTCTTTAGATCATGACCTTGCAAGCCATACCAGAAATGGATTGATGCTTGTAAAAATAATGGTCGAGAAACAGCTGTATGCCAATCGAATCACGATTCATTCTGCAAACTCGGTAGGCGGGAAAGCTATGTATAAATGTTTCAAGCAAGCCCAGAATGACTACCTTATGCCTCAGTCTATAAATATTCTTTTGCGTCCCCTGCCCCTGCACTCCTTTACTTCACGGATGCTGTCTATATATAAAAAATAG
- a CDS encoding aspartate/glutamate racemase family protein, with product MKTIGMIGGMSWESSAEYYRIVNEGVKRQLGGLHSAKIILFSVDFNDIERCQSEGRWHEAGQILGEAAISLEKAGADFIVICTNTMHKVIDQICQKTSLPIVHIADETAAQIKKMGIKKVGLLGTKYTMEQDFFKSRIQTENIEVIIPDEKDRNLINKTIFDELCLGSIQPSSRENFKSIIEGLAAEGAEGIILGCTEIGLLIKQEDAVIPLFDTTVIHANGVVEKALNT from the coding sequence ATGAAGACGATTGGAATGATTGGTGGTATGAGCTGGGAGTCATCTGCTGAATATTACCGGATAGTCAATGAGGGAGTAAAACGGCAGCTTGGAGGATTGCATTCTGCAAAAATCATTTTATTTAGTGTTGATTTTAATGATATAGAAAGATGCCAATCAGAAGGCAGATGGCATGAAGCAGGGCAGATTTTAGGTGAAGCGGCTATTTCACTGGAAAAAGCAGGAGCTGATTTCATCGTGATTTGCACCAATACAATGCATAAGGTGATTGACCAAATTTGCCAGAAGACAAGCCTGCCAATTGTTCACATAGCAGATGAGACTGCAGCACAAATCAAAAAGATGGGAATTAAAAAAGTCGGTTTGCTTGGAACTAAGTATACGATGGAACAGGATTTCTTCAAATCAAGAATCCAAACAGAAAATATCGAGGTTATAATTCCAGACGAAAAAGATCGGAACTTAATCAATAAAACGATTTTCGATGAATTGTGCCTTGGATCTATCCAGCCCTCCTCAAGAGAAAACTTTAAAAGTATTATTGAAGGCCTTGCTGCTGAAGGGGCAGAAGGCATCATTCTGGGATGTACAGAAATCGGACTGTTGATTAAGCAAGAAGATGCAGTTATTCCTCTATTTGATACAACCGTAATACATGCTAATGGAGTAGTGGAAAAGGCACTCAATACCTAG